A single window of Nicotiana tomentosiformis chromosome 1, ASM39032v3, whole genome shotgun sequence DNA harbors:
- the LOC104103142 gene encoding probable LRR receptor-like serine/threonine-protein kinase At3g47570, which produces MVYYQVPSQICSIPKSLVNLRLLEVLHLQSNSFIGETSTLSFITPLINLVDLRLSFNPLNAVLPKSIGNLSLQWFSAIGCNLKGHIPNEIGNLINLSSLELEDNDFTGIVPTTISSLTNLQQLSLGVNRISGPFPNGLCELSSLFFLKLSQNQMRGSIPTCLGDLTSLREVYLDSNNLTANIPLSLWNLKDILKLNLSSNFFNGSLPPQFGNLKAAILLDLSWNQLSGNIPNTLGSLLKVTQLSLAHNRIEGSIPETFRKLVSLEALDLSYNNMSGVIPKSLEALQQLHSFNVSFNRLHGEIPSGGPFVHLPFQSFMSNEGLCGNPQKHVPACPSNSKKRRLIWILVASLVIFVIGVVSSIVFILMRRRVKTVNAEDEWSPEIAPQRISYYELQRATQGFDGNNLIGSGSFGSVYKGTLADGMIVAVKVFNVQMEGTFQTFDRECEILRTLRHRNLTKIISSCCNLDFKALILEYMPNESLDKLLHSRDYCLNIMQRLNIMVDVASALEYLHHGYSVPVIHCDLKPSNVLLDNDMVGHLTDFGIAKLLTKEESIAHTTTFATIGYIAPEYGLEGIVSKRSDVYSYGIMLLETFTKKKPNDEMFGDLNLRSFVHNSLPDELNKIIDANLLTLDEENLSQKLQCVSAIMELAMNCTANIAAERMNMTNVVAALKKIKQKLSSCYRTTLRHDIRNQ; this is translated from the exons ATGGTATATTACCAAGTTCCATCTCAAATTT GTTCTATTCCTAAATCTCTAGTAAACTTAAGACTTCTTGAAGTTCTCCACTTACAAAGCAACTCCTTTATTGGTGAAACTTCAACACTGAGCTTTATTACTCCTTTGATAAACTTAGTAGATTTGAGGTTATCTTTCAATCCCCTAAATGCAGTGCTTCCAAAGTCTATTGGCAATCTTTCTCTTCAGTGGTTTTCGGCGATAGGTTGTAACCTCAAGGGCCATATTCCAaatgaaattggaaatttgataaATTTATCTTCTTTGGAGCTAGAAGACAATGACTTTACTGGCATTGTCCCGACGACGATAAGTTCTTTGACAAACCTTCAACAACTTTCACTTGGTGTAAATAGAATAAGTGGTCCTTTTCCAAATGGTTTGTGTGAGCTATCTAGCTTGTTTTTTCTAAAACTTTCACAAAATCAAATGAGGGGAAGTATTCCTACATGTTTAGGGGATTTGACTTCCCTAAGGGAGGTTTATCTTGATTCAAATAACCTCACTGCTAACATACCTTTAAGTCTATGGAATCTCAAAGACATCTTGAAGTTGAACTTGTCCTCTAATTTCTTCAATGGCTCTCTACCACCACAATTTGGAAATCTCAAGGCTGCAATACTTCTAGATCTTTCTTGGAATCAATTATCTGGTAACATACCTAATACATTAGGAAGTCTACTGAAGGTGACTCAACTATCTTTGGCTCATAACAGAATTGAAGGATCAATACCTGAAACATTTAGGAAACTCGTAAGTTTGGAAGCGTTGGATCTTTCATATAACAATATGTCTGGTGTGATTCCAAAGTCATTAGAGGCACTTCAGCAACTACACTCCTTTAATGTATCATTCAATAGGTTACACGGGGAAATTCCGAGTGGAGGACCTTTTGTCCATCTTCCTTTCCAATCTTTCATGTCGAATGAAGGATTATGTGGTAACCCTCAAAAGCATGTCCCAGCTTGTCCTTCTAATTCAAAGAAAAGAAGATTGATATGGATTTTAGTTGCCTCTTTGGTTATCTTTGTAATAGGGGTTGTTTCATCAATAGTTTTCATATTGATGAGACGTCGGGTTAAAACAGTCAATGCTGAAGATGAGTGGTCGCCTGAGATAGCGCCACAAAGAATTTCTTACTATGAACTTCAAAGAGCAACTCAGGGATTTGATGGAAATAACTTGATAGGTAGTGGAAGTTTTGGTTCTGTTTACAAAGGGACATTGGCAGATGGGATGATAGTAGCTGTTAAAGTTTTTAATGTGCAGATGGAAGGTACATTTCAAACTTTTGACAGAGAATGTGAAATCTTGCGGACTCTTCGCCACAGAAATCTCACCAAAATCATAAGCAGTTGTTGTAACTTGGATTTTAAAGCACTGATACTTGAGTACATGCCAAATGAGAGCTTAGACAAGTTGCTACATTCGCGAGATTATTGTTTAAATATAATGCAGAGATTGAATATCATGGTTGATGTTGCATCTGCTCTAGAATATCTCCATCATGGTTACTCAGTACCGGTTATTCACTGTGATCTGAAGCCTAGCAATGTGTTACTTGACAATGACATGGTGGGACACCTAACTGACTTTGGCATTGCTAAACTTTTGACTAAGGAAGAATCTATTGCTCACACTACAACCTTTGCCACTATTGGTTACATTGCTCCAG aGTATGGTTTGGAAGGCATTGTATCCAAGAGGTCTGATGTTTATAGTTATGGTATCATGTTGCTGGAAACCTTTACAAAGAAGAAACCTAATGATGAAATGTtcggagatttgaatttgagaaGTTTCGTGCATAATTCGCTTCCTGATGAGCTGAATAAAATCATAGATGCCAACTTACTAACACTAGATGAAGAAAACTTAAGTCAAAAGCTGCAATGTGTATCAGCAATCATGGAGTTAGCCATGAATTGCACAGCTAATATTGCAGCTGAAAGGATGAACATGACTAATGTTGTAGCAGCATTGAAAAAGATCAAACAGAAGCTTTCTTCATGTTATCGAACGACCTTACGACATGACATCAG GAACcaataa